The genomic segment AAAGTTAATTTATTTGAACTGACACCTCCTGTTGATGACAAGGTTAAAATACCAAACTTTGACATCATTATGGATAGTTTCGCCCGTCATTACTCAATTTTACTGTCCAACCAACTACAGAGAACTATCTCTATTGAACGGATTAAGCTGGAGTCTTTTGACTTTCAGGATGTCTTTGACAAGATAGCGCACCCTGGTGCCATTGGCATGCTTGATTTACCTCCACTCCAGCAGGGCGGCCTCATTCTCTTTAATCCCAGCCTCTCTTTCTCACTGGTAGAGCGATTGCTTGGAGCCTCTCTTGATCTGGAAACTGTCTGCCTTAATAGAGACCCGACAACAATTGAGCTCAACGTCCTCAAGGTTATCATAGACCATGCCTGCCTGGGTCTCGACAAGGCATTTAGCCCTCTTGTCAACATGAATAGTTCCCTTGTCAAGATAGATAGTAAGCCCCGTCTTATGTCCATAACAGACCCAGACGATGAGGTTATCGCCTGCACCTTCCGAGTAATTCTCGGAAAAGACTCTGGAGAGATACTCCTTCTCATCCCACTGGCAGCCCTCGAGGTTCTCCATGAAGATCTCCAACATCTCCTCCGGGCAAGTGCAAAACGAACAACCACATGGCAGGGAACCATCGCCGCCGAAGTCAAAAAGATGACAGCCGATATTACAGCCCAGCCAGGTCGCCTGGAACTCAGCGTTGGCGACATACTGGGACTACAAGTAGGAGACATATTGGAAGTTGACTATGATCCCAGTAAACCCCTCAAGGTTTTAGTAGAAAACAGCCCTAAGTTTTATGGTATCCCTGGCACACATAACGGCAAAAAAGCAATAAGTCTTACAGAAAGAATATAGACACGCCCCTCTCCGGGGCCGGAAAGAGAAAAAGGATCTTTTATGGTACCAACAAATAACAGCCGACCAAATCACGAAGAGATTCAAGAGCTCTTACAAGAGGAACGGGAAAACACTGAACAAGAACATACCACTCTTGAAAATAATGAGGCCCGCTCTCTGGACTTTCTCTACGACGTACCACTTGAGGTCTCCGTCGAAGTGGGCAGAAGCAAAATTCTCATCAAAGATCTATTGAATATGGGCGAAGGATATGTCATAGAGCTGAATAAGGTTGCAGGAGACCCCCTGGACCTCTATGTCAATTCACGGCTTATTGCCCGTGGCGAAGCTGTGATGATAGGGGACAAATTTGGTATACGTCTTACCGATGTCGTTAGTGCCTCCGATAGGCTTGAAAGGCTGGGCAAATAATGATGGGCTGGGAACTGGAAGGCTACTTCAGAGTTATTTGGGCACTTGCCTTAGTGCTTGGCCTCATGCTCATCATTTACGCCCTGATCCGCAAACGCCTGTCCCCTCTGCATAGCAGGGAAGGCAAAAAAATAAACGTCCTTGAAATACAACCACTTATGCCGAAGAAATCTCTCTGTCTAGTTGCAGTTGCAAACCAACAGTTCCTTCTGGCTATCAGCGGAGAGCAGATTACCACCATTGCCGAGATCGACACAGCGACGAACCGTCCTTCCTTCGTAACAGAGCTCAACCACGCCCAGGAAAATCAAGCTCCAGAAAAAGCCTGTCAATAAAATGAACAAGACCTTGAAATCACCCAATAGCGCCAAAAGCAAATATCTCTATATCCTCTTTCTGGCAACTATCTCTCTGCTGACAAGCAGTCATCCCTCATGGGCCGTTGGTCTACCCAATATCACCCTGGGCCTGGAAGATGCCGACTCACCAGAAAAGGTCTCAGCTGCCCTGCAGATTCTCTTTGTTCTTACTATAATTTCTGTCGCCCCAGCAATCGTCCTGATGATGACCTGCTTTACCCGCATTGTCATCGTCCTTGGTTTTGTTCGCCAGGCCATGGGCACTCAAAATATGCCCCCAAACCAAATTGTCATTGGTTTCGCCCTATTTCTTACCTTCTTTATCATGTCGCCTACCATAAACAAAATAAACGACACAGCCCTTCAACCATATCTGGCAAAAGAGATCAGCCAAGGTAAAGCTCTGGATCTCACCGTGTTCTCCATGCGAGAGTTTATGTTCAGTCAGGTGCAGGAATCTGAGCTGAGCTTTATGGCTGAGTTAACCATTGAAAAAGAGCCTAAGGACAAGGCTGACATCCCGACCACCACCCTTATTCCTGCCTATATGCTCTCTGAGCTTAAGACAGCCTTTAGCATGGGGTTTATGGTATATATCCCCTTCCTTGTTATTGATATGATTGTGGCCTCGGTGCTGATGTCCATGGGTATGATGATGCTTCCACCTGTTATTATCTCCATGCCATTTAAACTTCTGCTCTTTATCCTGGTAGATGGTTGGACTCTTATCGTTGGCTCCCTTGTTAAAAGTTTTGGTTAAGGAAAAATTATGCTCACCCCGGAACTTGCCGTCAATGTCTGCCGCAAGGCTATCCAGACGATCCTCATGTGCGCAGCGCCCATGCTCCTTGCCGGTATGATTGTTGGCCTTTTTGTCTCCATCTTTCAGGCAGCGACTCAAATCAATGAGCAAACCCTTACCTTTATTCCGAAAATCATAGCCGTCTTTGTCACCATGCTCCTCTTCGGCCCCTGGATAATTAAACTGCTCCTGACCTTCACCTCTGGCGTATTCACCACAATTGCCAGCTTTTAGGAAACCTTGCAAGATGCTTTCTCCTTCAAATCCCTTCATTCTTCGAAAAACTTTGTGCCCTAAGAAGAGGATAGATTCCACTAGCAATAATGTCTCCGGCAAAATGTCACGAAGCCTTCACCCTTTAATAAAACATTCACCTTCCCAAGCTAGTTTTTAATATCCATGGATCCCCTACTTATCCCAATTGAGCAATTCCAACTCTTTCTCGTCGTGCTCAGTCGCGTTGCCGGATTCGTTGGGGCAATTCCCGTCATCTCTTCGGTGCAAAGCCCCAAACAGATAAAGATAGCCCTTGCCTGTAGCGTTGCACTGGTCCTCTTCCCCATCATGTCCCCGGTAATCCATATAAAAGAGCTCACCATGCCCAGCTTCGCCCTGCTCATTGTAGCCGAGGTACTGGTGGGCACCACCATCGGCTTTGCCGCAAAACTCATCTTTACCTCCATCGAATTTGGCGCCACCGTCATTGGCTACCAAATGGGCTTTGCCGCCGCCAATGTTTTTGACCCACAGACAAAGGGGCAGGTCGCACTGATTTCACAGTTTCAAAACTCCTTTGCAATCCTTATATTTTTAGCAATTGATGGCCACCATATCTTTATCCACACCGCATCCATATCCTATCAGTTTTTGCCGCCAGGACAGTTCAACTATAGCGGCGGAGCTGTACCCTACCTGATAGAGCTCACCGCTCATATGTTCCAAATGGGCATCCAGTTCAGTGCCCCCGTCCTGGCCGTTTTGCTTCTATC from the Desulfotalea psychrophila LSv54 genome contains:
- a CDS encoding flagellar motor switch protein FliM, encoding MEPILSKTEIAELLRAIRQGKISLDGGREVNSIDYEKVNLFELTPPVDDKVKIPNFDIIMDSFARHYSILLSNQLQRTISIERIKLESFDFQDVFDKIAHPGAIGMLDLPPLQQGGLILFNPSLSFSLVERLLGASLDLETVCLNRDPTTIELNVLKVIIDHACLGLDKAFSPLVNMNSSLVKIDSKPRLMSITDPDDEVIACTFRVILGKDSGEILLLIPLAALEVLHEDLQHLLRASAKRTTTWQGTIAAEVKKMTADITAQPGRLELSVGDILGLQVGDILEVDYDPSKPLKVLVENSPKFYGIPGTHNGKKAISLTERI
- the fliQ gene encoding flagellar biosynthesis protein FliQ, translated to MLTPELAVNVCRKAIQTILMCAAPMLLAGMIVGLFVSIFQAATQINEQTLTFIPKIIAVFVTMLLFGPWIIKLLLTFTSGVFTTIASF
- the fliR gene encoding flagellar biosynthetic protein FliR — translated: MDPLLIPIEQFQLFLVVLSRVAGFVGAIPVISSVQSPKQIKIALACSVALVLFPIMSPVIHIKELTMPSFALLIVAEVLVGTTIGFAAKLIFTSIEFGATVIGYQMGFAAANVFDPQTKGQVALISQFQNSFAILIFLAIDGHHIFIHTASISYQFLPPGQFNYSGGAVPYLIELTAHMFQMGIQFSAPVLAVLLLSGLILGILSRVFPQLNVFMLSFPINIGLAFTVISLTLGLLAMLLSREFDQLPERILNILTLLHN
- the fliN gene encoding flagellar motor switch protein FliN; translated protein: MVPTNNSRPNHEEIQELLQEERENTEQEHTTLENNEARSLDFLYDVPLEVSVEVGRSKILIKDLLNMGEGYVIELNKVAGDPLDLYVNSRLIARGEAVMIGDKFGIRLTDVVSASDRLERLGK
- the fliP gene encoding flagellar type III secretion system pore protein FliP (The bacterial flagellar biogenesis protein FliP forms a type III secretion system (T3SS)-type pore required for flagellar assembly.); protein product: MNKTLKSPNSAKSKYLYILFLATISLLTSSHPSWAVGLPNITLGLEDADSPEKVSAALQILFVLTIISVAPAIVLMMTCFTRIVIVLGFVRQAMGTQNMPPNQIVIGFALFLTFFIMSPTINKINDTALQPYLAKEISQGKALDLTVFSMREFMFSQVQESELSFMAELTIEKEPKDKADIPTTTLIPAYMLSELKTAFSMGFMVYIPFLVIDMIVASVLMSMGMMMLPPVIISMPFKLLLFILVDGWTLIVGSLVKSFG
- the fliO gene encoding flagellar biosynthetic protein FliO; protein product: MMGWELEGYFRVIWALALVLGLMLIIYALIRKRLSPLHSREGKKINVLEIQPLMPKKSLCLVAVANQQFLLAISGEQITTIAEIDTATNRPSFVTELNHAQENQAPEKACQ